From Bradyrhizobium erythrophlei:
CCACGACGCTGGACAGTTTTTTAGCATATAAACGGGTTATCACCGACGTCGCAATTTTCCCCGTCCGGGGGCGCCGGGGGAAATGGACCGACGCTCGGCGCTGAAATGCCGACACGGCCGTCAATATGATGGGCGGTGGGGGAAGTGCTCGCATTGGCGTCCCTTGCGCGGCGGTGCCGCGAGGTTACATGGCTCGTGCGAGCCATAGCGGGAGTTGCGAGCATGACGGCGGCGATCAGTGCGGCCGACAGAAGTTTAGTCATTTAATTTCTCCATTGCATATGAAAAGCCGACGTGACTCCTCTATGGAAATGGGGCGGTGATTGACGGATTAAAGTTGCAATTTCTTCACGTCGTTCAACGCCACGCGAGGTCGGGCGCGTCGTACTATCATTCGCCCAGCTCGAGTCCTCAAGGCGAATTGAGCTTTGTGAAGTGTAATTTAATGGGGCGAGATCGCTGCCGGCTTACATCTATCTCGATACATCTGAGCACTCGGATGCGGCAAATGAGAAACGGAGAAAATCTTTAGGGAGCGCTCCGAGAGCAGCATGCGTGACTCTCGATGAACCTGCCGCTTTTGCATAGCCTGAGGCAAAAGCTTGTATCAAAGTATGTTTGGGTGATCTGCTTTGTAAGCCTGGGGCGAGAGAGTTTCGCTGGTAGCCGGAGCGAAACAGCCAATGGAAGGGGAGCCGCCGTGAAGCCGCACACGAAATTTGCCGCCTTGGCCGTTGTAATGATTGCGTCGAGCTCCGTTGTCGAAGCACAAGACGGCCGCCCAACGACGGCGAGTCCGCCTGGCACGACGCAAGGGCCTTGGACCAGTGTAAAGCCCGGGAATTCAGAAAGCCGCTGTAGTCCGGGCGAATATGCGGTTGGAATCGAGGTTGAAGTCGTACCGCCCGGGGCAAAACCCTGCGCCGGGTGCGTTTCAAGACTCCGCGTTATCTGCCTACGCTACGGTATCTAATTATCTGTCGGCTTCGCCCACGCGTTTGGTGCGCAGGGCGGAGATTACTCACGGCCCTCCCCCTGTGATTGCTCCAGCTTAGCAGAGTCCTTGGTGAAGCCGGCCGTTAGGTCGTGGGCTTAGCACAAGCGGCACGCTCCCCAGGATCCGCAACACGCGCCACCCCCGCAGCCACCGAACCCGATCCCGCAGCCACCGAACCCGAACCCGATGCCACCGAATCCGATGCCGATCCCGCAGCCGCAGCAACCACGGAAGCCGCCGCAACCACGGCAGCCACCGCACCCGCCACCGCCACAACCACGGACGCCGCCGCACCCGCCGCCTCCTCGGCAGCCGCCGCAACCGCCGCCACCACCATGGCCGCAACCTCCGCATCCGCGGGCGAGCTGCACGCCGCCACCAACGTTTTCCCTATCGAAGACATAGAACGTGGCGAGACTGACGTCGCTCATTTCCTCTTCGCTGAGAACGAAGCGCTGATTGGGCGAGGTATTGTCATATTGCGGGGATACCGGCAGTGGGCATCGTGGATGCGGACGTACTACCCACTTTTGACAGGCCGTGTCCAGTAGCGCCACAGCATCTTGCCGTCTACTTTCGCTTGTATAGCAAAAGTCGATTATTGCTGAACAAAGAACACGGCCCGTGCAACAGGATTAGATGCCTGTCAAAAAAATCGAACACCGGCATCGCGGGTGCACTTGATCATCTGGAACTCGGACGAAAGGATCGATAAATCGGCGTTCACTCGAACTTGATGAGTTGCTGCAAGGGCTGCGAACGCGCATGGATACTACATCTTTGTGAACCAGCATAAGCCACGCACCCGGGCCGACCGATCATTTCCAAGGTGATATGGGTATGTAGGTGCCGTCAACTTCGGAGAGAGTCTTCGGATGCCGGACATACAAAGCGACTTAACCCGAACAGCAGAAAACCTTCATCGCGGTATGAAGGCAACTGCGGACGCGGTAGGCATACTACTTGTTGATGGATTTCACTATTTGGCGCTCTTCACGATTGGCGCGACAACCGTCTGGTCGGCCCTTGCCGCTTTCATCAGCATGTTAAGTAAGGGGCGCGCTGAACTCTCGGACATCCTTCTTCTGTTTATTTATCTTGAAATCGGCGCAATGGTCGGAATCTATTTCAAGACGACCAGGCTTCCGGTTCGCTACTTGATATATATCGCGATGACCGCGCTGGGTCGGGTCCTGATCGAGGTTGGGGGCGCTGAGCACAAGACAGGGAACGAACTTCTCATAGTAGCAGGGGCGATTTTTGTTCTGTCCTTTGCTGTGCTGGTGCTGCGGTTCGCCTCTGACAAGGACGACCCGTCCGATACGCTGGGTCGCGGACGTCATCTGTATCAACATGCTGACCTGCATGAGCCGTCGAACGACGACCAGATTTCGCGAAAATAATAACTACTTGGAAGTTATTCGGCCTCATGCCGCGGCAGTTTGGGCGTTTGACCAGCGCGCTGCCGTCGTCCGCTCTTCCATTGAAACAGGTGAAAAAGTCTTCTACGCCACTGGATACAACTTTTTCTCGACCTTATATGCGGCGACAGAACACTACCTAGGAATGTGGCAAAGAACTCACCGGCGACTTACAGAACGGCCCAGAGGCTACATGATTGTTGATCGCGGTTCATTCGATCTTTTTGCGGGAAAGTGATCGAACGGCACTTTGGGAGTAGTGCAACACTATCCCACCGATGGCCAACATTAAGTGTTTTCCCCTCTGTTTGGTATCGCGGTTCCGGTCGCTGCCGGGCGCGATCCTTGAACCAGACCTGTGGTTCCGGCAGTCGTAGCACCAGTCCGTGAAGCTCCCGCGTGATCTTGGATCTGGCATGACAGCCGGCTGCCGGCGCGGCGCCGGCTTATTTGCTCATTGCTCCATGCAATGTCCATTTTGCCTGTGCGCTTGTAGAGACGCCCGATGCCGCTATCGATCAGCGCGCCTTGCCCGACCAGCCGCTCGGTCGCTGCTATTTTGTCCGCCTCGTCCTCGCGTCAAATTCTGGACCGTACTGATATCGGTCCAACGAATTTTGCTGGTGTCGACCTTCATATCCATTCTTCCGCGACTCGCATTCAGCCCCTGCAGGATCATAGCGCTGACTTAGCGCCGAACGGAATCCAATTGCTGGGCATGTGGTTCAAGTCACCGTCGGCGATTCTTGATGTCCGCAACGCGGGTTAACGAGTTTGCCGTAACACCCGCGAAAGGATTGCCCCTGCATCGTAAGGCAATTCGAACTATGCCGCCATCCGCACCGCCGGCTGATCGGCCGGCCGCTTGGGCTTTCCCTTGTCGCGGGGCCGCGGGCGCGTTCGGGATATTTACGGCGCATTGCCTCGAAAAGCAAAGTTGCGATCGCGCTGCGCGGCAGCGCGATGCGGCATTTGACCAAGGCCTTTTCGGCCTCGGTGAGATTGCCGCCGAGTTCGGCTGCATAGGCATCCATCAACGTGCGGAAGCGCCGGGGCGCATCGGCTGCCGTCAGCGCGCGGCAACTTGATCGCTGAACTGTGGCGAGCGGCGCTTGGCAGCAATAGCGGACATGTCTCCGTTCCAAGTCGGCGATCAATGAGGATGCTGTCGCTGGATGCTGCACGGGCTGAACGCGAACTTCAGGCCCCGGGGGCGCGCACTGCTGTCGTGCAGAAGGCGCCCGCATCTGTCTTGTATCGACGCACTACTGCACAATCACTTTGCGACTCTATCTGCGCCGCACCACTTCGCGGGGGACCTATCGCGAGCCGTAAAAAAAAGGCGGTCGGGGGCCACTAAACTAAAACCGAATTTAGTGGGATTGGCCGGCCCGCGAACTACATCATGATTGTGCCGATAAGCGTGGCACCATCCGGGGCTGGGAAACGGACGGATTATAGGAAATGCAAGAGATCGCTGCCGTTACCGCCGTTGCAGGCGCAGTAATTGCGCTTGGAGCGGCATGTTCACTCTGGGCGCTACATCGAAAGAGCTGACGCTGTTCAACTATGCTCTCTGCCGCGGGAGGTCGAGGTCGAGGCATCGGCACCGCAAAGAGCTCGTACACGTGGCCGATCCTAAACGTCATTTTCGGCCCAGCACAGTGGAGAAAGGCTAACATGCAAATTACCGTCGTCGCCCTAATGTGCCACACGCTGGCCAGCATCCCGCAGCCGGTCTGCCGTGAGGAGATCGTTGTCAAGGACGAGATGCCCATGCAGGCCTGCATGCTGTCACAGCCTGCGATAGCAGACTGGAAACGCCGCTCGATGTTCAGCGGTGACCAGTGGAACGTTGCCCGCATCAAGTGCGTGCCAGGCGACTACGTCCTCAAGGGGGCGGCCTAAAAAGGCGCCCGGTAGTCGGGTGTCCCGTCTGTCCAAATTGCCTACCAGCGCACATGGGAGCACATCATGCGCAAATTCGACTCCATCGCTACTCTGCGCGGCGACGGACTCCGGCCCGAACTGCGGGCATTATTCGATCGCCTTGCCATCGATCCACGCCCCGTATTCTTCGTAAGAGACGGCATGGTCCAAGCCGGTCCGGACCCCGCCTCGGAGACAGCCCCCACAAACGTTGTGCCTCTTCGCGATAGGCCCGCCAACGACGGCCGCCCACGGCGTCGGAAAATGGGCAGCCAAGGAACTCGTGACAATGATGTCGCCCCTCCAACTCTGGATCATGTGAGGCAGCACTTCGTGCACATTCTTCATGATAAAGCTCACATTCAAGTTCAGCATCCGGTCGATAGCCCCTGCGTTGGAGTCACCGAGTCGCCGCAGAAGTAGGTACCTGCATTTGCATGCAAGATGTCGAGTCGGCCTGCCTTCTCTAGGATCCTCGGCAGCAGCGTAGCGCAGTCGCTTGGGTCGAGCAGGTCGATGATGAGCGGGATCACGGCGTCGCCGCGCATTTTGCAGAGCGCATTCAGCGCTGCCTCGCTGCGGTCAACTATAACCACGCGCGCCTGCGGCCAACATTGCCTGGGTACTTGCCAATCCCATGCCCGACGCAGCCTTGGTCACGGCGGCAACCTTGCTTCCAGTTCTCTCGCCATGGGTCTCCACATTGCTGCGCGCAGCACAACGCCCGCCGCAATATAGCAATCCCACGCGGGGTTGCCGGGGACAAAGGACGGCCCAGCGCTTGGCGGCGTTCTCCGCCGCGAGCATCCTGCTCGGGTTGCGCCACTGCGTCTCAAGCTCGTGTGAATTGAGTCGTGGGATCCTAGCCGAGACGGACGAGCCCATGTCGGACATAGAAGCCTTTATCGGCAATCGCCGCATGCTGGTCGTCTTGGACAGTTGCGAACGAATGGTTGCCGCCATCGCGGCTCTGATCGAGGCGATCTTGGCGGCCGCACCCAACGTCGTCATTCTAGCCACCAGTCGCGAGCCGCTCCGCGCAGATGGCGAGCGGATTCGCCGCCTTGATTCCCTTCCTGTTCCTCCTGTCGATGCACGATTGGACGTCGGCGTCGCTCTCAGCTTCCCGGCCATCGAACTCTTCGTTGAGCGAGCGACCGCGAGCCAGTCCAGTTTCCAAATAACGGACGAAAACACGTCCGTGGTGACCGAGATTTGCCGACGCCTCGATGGAGTTCCACTCGCGATCGAAATCGCTGCAAGTCGAGTGGACTCGTTTGACGTGCCGGTTCTTGCGGAATTGCTCGACTATCACTTCCGTCTGCACCTGCCCGGGCGTAACACGGGTCTTTCCCGCCATCGCACGCTCTCGCTACTTTGGATTGGAGTTTCGACGCGCTGTCGGCGGAAGAACAGATCGTTCTGCGGCGCCTGTCCGTGTTCCGCGGCCCGTTCACCTTCGAAGCTGCCCGGCAGATCGTTGGCGACGATAGGATCGCACCCGCTGACGTCACGGCTCTAATCGCCAGCCTTGCGGTAAAATCTCTTGTGACGGCGGGTCTAGGACGGGCCGGAGGAATGCGCCGCCTTCTGGACACGACGCGCGCTTATGCCTTGGATAAATTATTGGGGAGTATCGATGTCGACGCTGTCTCCAAGCGCCATGCCCTTTACTTCAAAGACGTGCTGGAGGCAGCCTAGGCGCGCACTGATTTGGTTTGGACGACTGAGTGGGATTCCGCTTACGGTTCAGAAGTGGATCAGATCCGAGCTGCTCTGGACTGGTCGAGTTCGCCATCGGGTGACCCTCTGTTGGCATTGACGCTAACGGTTGCCGCTTTGCCGCTCTGGGGTCATCTCGGCCTGGGCGAAGAGTGCTTGGCGCGGGTGGACCATATTTTGGCTCTCCCTGGAGTTCAACCTACACCGGAACAGCTCATAGCGTTGGAGGCGGCGCGCGCTGGCGCACTGGTGAACCGGGATAGGACAGGTACTCTCGTCACCGAAACCTGGCGACGGATTTCTCGCTTTGAAGGGCAAGTTGATGCACCACGGCAGAAGCTGCAGGTTCTTCTTGCCGATCTTGGCAGCGCCTGGATGGGGGGGCGCTTTCGCGACTGTCTCACGGCTGGCCAACGCGTGCGCGACACTGCGACCGCAGCGCGCGAAAGGGCCTACATTGGGGTTGGGGAGCGGATGATAGGGAGCAGCCTGTTCTATCTTGGAGAGCTCAGCGAGGCGCGCACCCTTATCGAGAAAGCACTACGCAACGGTGTATGGCTAAGTCGCTACGGCTTCGATGTCCACAGCCACTTTGATGAGCGCGTTGCGGCCTTTTGCGATCTCGCACAGATCCTGATGCTCCAGGGCTTTCCGGAGAGAGCGCTGGAAATGGCAGCCGCGAATGTCGACCGCGCCACCAAGACGGGGTATGCTCCGACTATTTGCTACGCCCTCGGTATGTCGACATGCCGGATTATGCTTGACGCCGCCGAACCGACCACGGCAGAACGATATGTCGGCATGCTCATGGATTACATGGCCCGGCCTGGTCTAGATCTTTGGCGCATGGTTGCCGATACGCTGGCGGGAGCGCTCCTGAGCCGGCGAGGCGAGCATGAAGCGGCGGTTGTTGCCCTCCGAGCTGTCGTCGAACGTCTTCGCGAGACGCATGTCTGGTCATTCCAGACGCTGTCCCTCGGCTATTTCGCCATCGCTCTACTCGAGGCTGGGCGATTTGTTGAGGCGTCAGAAACGATCGATGAAGCCTTGGATCGCTGCCAGCAATCTGAAGAATTCTGGAGCTACGCGCGTTTCCTCATGTTGAAAGCCGAGATTCTGCTTAAGGGTAAACTCGGACATACATGCAACATCGAGAGCTATTTCATGAGGGCCCTGGCGGTGGCGGATCGTCAGGGCGCTGTTTTTTGGAAGCAGCGAATATTCGATGGATTAAATTCGATCGGCTTAGATGTCGCCCGTCCGACCTAGCCGGCGCAACGGAGCTCGAATATAGCCAGAGGATGGTACCCCGAATGCGGACCTGCTGAGAGTTGCCATTGGGTCGATACTCACGAAGGAGTTTGTTGTCTTTAATGAACTGAAGCGTCGGGCCCTATTTTCTCGTTTTGCGCGAACTCAGAGATAGCATGCGCATACTGTTTCGATTGGACCTGCGCTGCCGGTCAGGTGAAAGGCTTTCGGAACCATCGAATTCGTTCTGCTTGTGCTATCAGCCAGTCCGGTCATTCGATCTAGAACGGTTCAATGCGAATTGGGCTGGTAGCGTTCATGCATGTGGAGCAGCAGAACCACCGGCGAGGCGAGTGCAACCGGATGGGCCGATTTTCCTAACCGCCCATCTTTGGCCGGGTTCAAATACTTTCCGAGGGTATCTCATTCACAGCAGCGAATATCGCTCACCGCCGCAGATTGCCGCCAGCAGTAGCACACCGAAGTGCGTCGTCTTCGGCATCAGAAGCAAACTCGCGCCAGCGGCGGGCACCAATCGCTCATTACCCGGACGAGACGTCCTTCGGCGACTTGCTCCTGCATCCACATGATCCTGTTGGCTGCCATCCTTCTCGCGATTGCCTGGACGCCGCGCGTTCAGATGTTGGCCCTATCTGGTCGATAGCTGGTGGCGAGCAATGTTCATCGGTGCGGAATTTCGATGCCAGGATCACCTGGGCGCCACCGCTGTTCAAGTCACGGGGTGGTTCGCCGGTCGTGAGTGCGAGCGCTGGGCTTCTACGGATGTGCATGCTGGCATCATCCGGATTGGCACAAGCACTCTAATGCGACGCTCAGAATGGTTGTTTGGGGCTTCTGGAGCTTTGGCAGGCGCTGGATCTTTATGTCGTAGGCGAGCCTCAATCATCGTGCGCTTGGGCTCCAACCATGGAGGCAGGCTTACCGTTTCCCCGGATCTCTGGTCGGGAACGTCTGTTGCGAAACCTGGACCGTCGGTTGCGATGGCGAAATTCACTCCGCACGGTCCCCTGAAATAGATGGCATGAAAGTACTGGCGATGGAGAGCGGGCGTGACCGCGACCCTCATCGCTCGCCACGTCGGGCTGTTCGACGTGTCCAGATGCACAGCGACCGCGCGTGGTTCGGTCTCGCAGTTACTCAGCCGCTGCATTTAAGGGATGTCGGCTCGGGCCGAACCTGTTTCTCGGAACGCGATGGAAGGTGCGACCGCCTCCATGAAAGCCTCGACCGCGAGCACGCCCTTGCTGCTCCACCATCGATATATGGTCGCTTTTCCTACGCCGGCGCGGGCGGCGACGCCCTCGATCGACATCTGGTGGAAGCCGACGGTCTTCAGGAGTTCGTATGTCGCATCGAGAACCCGTCGGTCTTCTCCAAAGGACCGACCGCGGGCCTCGATCTCCGTAGACATGTCTCCGCACCAGGGAGGGTCGACGTGTCATACGGGAGGGCCTGACATCACGCTGTCAAGACCTCGCTCGCGGGAGCGAACTTTTCGAAATGGATGTTTGCGGGCGATAGACCGAGCTTCGCGACGTGCTGGCGCCCGTTCTCGACCATCTCGGGCGGCCCGCACAGATATACGTCCACGTCGCCGTTATTGAGCGAGCCGGCGGCAAAATGATCGGTGACATGGCCAGTCAGCGGATGCCGGCTTCCAGGACCCGAACAGGTGGTGTGATAGGCGAACTTAGGGATACGCGCTGCGAGCGCCTCGATCCGTTCGACCTCAACCAGATCGGCGTCATCGCGCGCGCCGTAAACGAGTTGCACGGGCTGATTGTTGGCGCCCCGCGCGGCCAGATGCTCGAGCATTGACAAGATCGGCCCGACGCCGGTCCCTCCGGCGAGGAACAGGATCGGTCGTCGCGGTGCACGAAGGTAGAAACTACCGAACGGGCCGTTGAGAAGGAGCCTGTCACCTGTCTTGGCCTTCGCCTCGAGATAGGCACTCATCTTGCCGCCCGGCACATTGCGGATCAGGAAGGTCGCCACATCAGCGCCCGGCGCAGAGGTGAAGGAATAGGGCCGGCTCGTCATCTGATCGGGAGCGGTGACATTGACATATTGCCCCGGCAGGAACATCGGAAGCGTACCTTCCAGGGGCTTGACCGACAGCCTCATACGGTGGGTAGACAAGGCCTCGACCTCGACGATTTCGGCGATTGTGTCTTTGGGCTTCACTTTGCACGCGCCGGAGGAGGCCAGGATGTCGATCACCATGTCGCTCTTCGCCTTTGCCTGGCAACAGAGGACGTAGCCTTCGGCGGCTTCCACATCGCTCAATGCATCCTCGATATAGGATCCAGGGTCGAACTCACCCGATTGAAGAAAGGCCTTGCAAGTGCCGCAGACTCCGTTGGTGCAGTCGAGCGGCACATTGATGCCGTGACGATAAGCGGCGTCGGCGATGCTTTCGCTTTCGTCTGCACGGATGAACTGGGTAGTTCCATCTTCAAAATTTAGAGCAATCGTATGGGGCACGCGTCTGCTCCACCTGCCTGCCATCATCAAATGTGATAGATGTCGATGACGTGGTGGATGTAGTCGTTCTTCAGAATCACCTTTTTGTCTTTGATCAGGGGGCGCTCTCCCGTGACTTCGAGCGTGTAGAAGGAGACTCCGAAATAGGTGTCGATGATTTTGTAACGGTAGCTGAGCGTCAGCCAGTTGAAGCGCAGTTCGATCTTGCTGTCGCTCTGCGAGAGGATTTCGACATTTGATACGTTGTGTGACGTCCGCGGCTCGGGGGTGCTGGCGCTCGACCGTTCAGTCTTGATGCGGAACACGCGATCCTCAAGGCCGCTGCGACGGGCGTAGTAGATCAGGGAAATCTCCGCTTGAGGGTCTTCGACGATTCTGTCGTTGTCGTCCCAGGCCGGCATCCAGAAGCTCGCGTCAGGCGCATAGAAGGCCAGCCACGAGTCCCAGTCCCGATCGTCCAGGGCACGGGCTTCGGCGTAGAGAAACGCTT
This genomic window contains:
- a CDS encoding phosphate-starvation-inducible protein PsiE, translating into MPDIQSDLTRTAENLHRGMKATADAVGILLVDGFHYLALFTIGATTVWSALAAFISMLSKGRAELSDILLLFIYLEIGAMVGIYFKTTRLPVRYLIYIAMTALGRVLIEVGGAEHKTGNELLIVAGAIFVLSFAVLVLRFASDKDDPSDTLGRGRHLYQHADLHEPSNDDQISRK
- a CDS encoding TetR/AcrR family transcriptional regulator, whose translation is MSTEIEARGRSFGEDRRVLDATYELLKTVGFHQMSIEGVAARAGVGKATIYRWWSSKGVLAVEAFMEAVAPSIAFRETGSARADIP
- the benC gene encoding benzoate 1,2-dioxygenase electron transfer component BenC; the protein is MMAGRWSRRVPHTIALNFEDGTTQFIRADESESIADAAYRHGINVPLDCTNGVCGTCKAFLQSGEFDPGSYIEDALSDVEAAEGYVLCCQAKAKSDMVIDILASSGACKVKPKDTIAEIVEVEALSTHRMRLSVKPLEGTLPMFLPGQYVNVTAPDQMTSRPYSFTSAPGADVATFLIRNVPGGKMSAYLEAKAKTGDRLLLNGPFGSFYLRAPRRPILFLAGGTGVGPILSMLEHLAARGANNQPVQLVYGARDDADLVEVERIEALAARIPKFAYHTTCSGPGSRHPLTGHVTDHFAAGSLNNGDVDVYLCGPPEMVENGRQHVAKLGLSPANIHFEKFAPASEVLTA
- the benB gene encoding benzoate 1,2-dioxygenase small subunit, which encodes MIPLSRVEAFLYAEARALDDRDWDSWLAFYAPDASFWMPAWDDNDRIVEDPQAEISLIYYARRSGLEDRVFRIKTERSSASTPEPRTSHNVSNVEILSQSDSKIELRFNWLTLSYRYKIIDTYFGVSFYTLEVTGERPLIKDKKVILKNDYIHHVIDIYHI